One stretch of Enterobacter sp. RHBSTW-00994 DNA includes these proteins:
- a CDS encoding MAPEG family protein: protein MVSALYAVLGALLLIKFSFDVVRLRMQYRVSYGDGGFSELQSAIRIHGNAVEYIPVALVLLLFMEMNGAETWMVHVCGLLLIAGRLMHYYGFHHRLFRWRRSGMSATWCSLLLMVLANLWYMPWELVFSFH, encoded by the coding sequence ATGGTCAGCGCGCTGTATGCCGTGTTAGGTGCATTACTGCTGATTAAGTTTTCGTTTGATGTTGTGCGCCTGAGAATGCAGTATCGCGTCTCCTACGGTGATGGTGGTTTTTCTGAGCTGCAAAGCGCCATTCGCATTCATGGCAACGCGGTGGAATACATTCCTGTCGCGCTCGTTTTGTTGCTGTTTATGGAGATGAACGGCGCGGAAACCTGGATGGTTCACGTTTGCGGTCTTCTGCTGATTGCAGGCCGGTTAATGCATTACTACGGTTTTCATCATCGCTTATTTCGCTGGCGTCGTTCTGGCATGAGTGCAACCTGGTGTTCGCTGTTGCTGATGGTGCTGGCTAACCTTTGGTATATGCCGTGGGAGTTGGTTTTCTCTTTCCATTAG
- the cmoA gene encoding carboxy-S-adenosyl-L-methionine synthase CmoA translates to MSDRDTLFSAPIASLGDWTFDERVAEVFPDMIQRSVPGYSNIISMIGMLAERFVQPGTQVYDLGCSLGAATLSVRRNIHHDGCKIVAVDNSPAMVERCRRHLDAYKAPTPVDVIEGDIREINIENASMVVLNFTLQFLEPDDRQLLLDKIYKGLNPGGALVLSEKFSFEDASVGELLFNMHHDFKRANGYSELEISQKRSMLENVMLTDSVETHKARLHRAGFEHSELWFQCFNFGSLVALKAEVAA, encoded by the coding sequence ATGTCTGATCGCGACACGCTTTTTTCCGCGCCTATCGCCAGCCTTGGCGACTGGACCTTTGATGAACGGGTAGCCGAAGTCTTCCCTGACATGATCCAGCGCTCTGTTCCAGGTTATTCCAATATTATCTCCATGATCGGCATGCTGGCTGAACGCTTCGTTCAGCCTGGTACGCAGGTTTATGACCTGGGTTGTTCGCTTGGGGCCGCAACGCTGTCCGTTCGTCGTAACATTCATCATGACGGTTGTAAGATCGTTGCGGTTGATAACTCCCCGGCAATGGTCGAACGCTGCCGCCGTCACCTCGATGCCTACAAAGCACCCACGCCAGTGGATGTCATTGAAGGTGATATCCGCGAGATCAACATTGAAAATGCGTCAATGGTGGTCCTGAATTTTACCCTGCAGTTTCTGGAGCCTGACGACCGCCAGTTGTTGCTGGACAAAATTTATAAAGGCCTGAACCCTGGCGGCGCGCTGGTGTTATCTGAGAAATTCAGTTTTGAAGACGCCAGCGTGGGCGAATTGCTGTTCAACATGCACCACGACTTTAAGCGCGCCAATGGCTACAGCGAACTGGAGATCAGCCAGAAACGCAGCATGCTGGAAAATGTGATGCTGACGGACTCCGTTGAAACGCACAAAGCGCGTCTGCATCGCGCTGGCTTCGAGCACAGCGAACTCTGGTTCCAGTGTTTTAACTTTGGCTCACTGGTGGCATTGAAAGCAGAGGTGGCTGCATGA
- the cmoB gene encoding tRNA 5-methoxyuridine(34)/uridine 5-oxyacetic acid(34) synthase CmoB has product MIEFGNFYQLIAKNHLSHWLETLPAQIATWQREQQHGLLKQWSNAVEFLPELTPHRLDLLHSVTAESEEPLSPGQLNRIETLMRNLMPWRKGPYSLYGVNIDTEWRSDWKWDRVLPHLSDLSGRTILDVGCGSGYHMWRMIGAGAHLVVGIDPMQLFLCQFEAVRKLLGNDQRAHLLPLGIEQLPALNAFDTVFSMGVLYHRRSPLEHLWQLKDQLVNGGELVLETLVVDGDENTVLVPGDRYAQMRNVYFIPSALALKNWLEKCGFVDVRIADVSVTSIEEQRRTDWMVTESLEQFLNPEDHSKTIEGYPAPMRAVLIATKP; this is encoded by the coding sequence ATGATCGAGTTCGGTAACTTTTATCAGTTGATTGCCAAAAATCATCTTTCTCACTGGCTGGAAACACTGCCTGCGCAAATTGCCACCTGGCAACGCGAGCAACAACATGGCCTGTTAAAACAGTGGTCAAACGCCGTTGAGTTTCTGCCTGAACTGACGCCTCACCGTTTAGATCTCCTGCACAGTGTCACGGCAGAAAGCGAAGAGCCGCTCAGCCCTGGGCAGTTAAATCGCATTGAAACGTTGATGCGTAACCTGATGCCCTGGCGCAAAGGCCCCTACTCCTTATATGGCGTGAATATCGACACTGAATGGCGCTCAGACTGGAAATGGGACCGCGTGTTGCCACATCTGTCTGACCTGAGCGGTCGAACCATTCTGGATGTTGGCTGCGGCAGCGGTTACCACATGTGGCGTATGATTGGCGCAGGCGCACATCTTGTTGTCGGCATCGACCCTATGCAACTGTTCCTGTGCCAGTTTGAAGCGGTACGTAAATTACTGGGTAACGATCAGCGGGCGCACCTTCTCCCGCTTGGGATAGAGCAACTTCCAGCCTTAAATGCCTTTGATACCGTCTTCTCCATGGGCGTGCTCTATCATCGCCGTTCCCCACTGGAACACCTCTGGCAGCTAAAAGATCAGCTGGTGAACGGAGGCGAGTTGGTACTGGAAACGCTGGTTGTCGACGGCGATGAAAATACCGTACTGGTTCCAGGCGATCGCTACGCGCAGATGCGTAATGTCTATTTTATTCCTTCTGCCCTGGCGCTGAAAAACTGGCTGGAGAAGTGTGGCTTTGTTGATGTGCGTATTGCAGATGTGAGCGTAACCTCAATCGAGGAACAACGCCGTACAGACTGGATGGTAACCGAATCACTGGAGCAATTCCTCAACCCGGAAGACCACAGCAAAACCATTGAAGGCTATCCAGCGCCGATGCGTGCAGTGTTGATTGCCACCAAACCGTAA
- the cutC gene encoding copper homeostasis protein CutC, producing the protein MALLEICCYSMECAVTAQHYGADRIELCAAPKEGGLTPSYGVLMSVRREVTIPVHPIIRPRGGDFCYTTDEFSAMLDDIRLVRDLGFQGLVIGLLDEEGHVDMPRMRQVMKAAEGLAVTFHRAFDMCADPLQAFDNLAELGVARILTSGQQASAEKGLQLITELKAHSGVPIVMAGAGVRASNLDKFLNAGVEELHSSAGKWTPSPMRYRNTGLSMSTDAEADEYSRYGVDGESVAVMKSMIERYHV; encoded by the coding sequence ATGGCGCTGCTGGAGATTTGTTGTTACAGCATGGAGTGTGCCGTCACCGCGCAACATTACGGTGCTGACCGTATCGAGTTGTGTGCGGCGCCGAAAGAAGGTGGATTAACACCGTCATACGGTGTGTTGATGTCAGTTCGCCGTGAGGTGACGATTCCGGTTCACCCGATTATTCGTCCGCGTGGTGGAGATTTTTGTTATACGACGGATGAGTTCAGTGCCATGCTTGATGATATCAGGCTGGTACGCGATCTTGGATTCCAGGGCCTGGTCATCGGCCTGCTGGATGAAGAGGGCCATGTCGATATGCCGCGTATGCGTCAGGTTATGAAGGCGGCAGAGGGGCTGGCGGTCACTTTTCATCGTGCTTTTGATATGTGTGCCGATCCGCTTCAGGCATTTGATAATCTTGCAGAACTTGGTGTGGCGCGCATTCTCACATCGGGCCAGCAAGCGTCGGCTGAAAAAGGTTTGCAATTAATTACGGAACTAAAAGCCCATTCCGGTGTTCCAATAGTCATGGCGGGTGCGGGAGTCCGTGCCAGCAATCTGGATAAGTTTTTAAACGCAGGGGTAGAAGAGCTTCATAGCTCAGCAGGCAAGTGGACGCCTTCACCTATGCGATATCGCAATACAGGGTTGTCAATGTCGACGGATGCTGAGGCGGATGAGTATTCCCGCTACGGTGTAGATGGAGAGTCGGTTGCGGTAATGAAATCGATGATTGAACGTTATCACGTGTAG
- a CDS encoding VOC family protein, translating to MANWLSIDELHDISADLPRFTQAFTELATRLGLDIAPLEADHISLRCHQNATAERWRRGFEQCGELLSENIINGRPICLFKLHEPVCVAHWQFTVVELPWPGEKRYPHEGWEHIEIVLPGDPETLNARALSLLSDDGLSKPGVFVKTSSPKGERERLPNPTLAVTDGKVTVKFHPWTIEQIVASEE from the coding sequence ATGGCGAACTGGCTATCCATTGACGAACTGCATGATATTTCCGCAGATTTACCCCGTTTCACTCAGGCGTTCACAGAACTTGCCACCCGTCTTGGACTGGATATCGCGCCGCTTGAAGCAGATCACATTTCTCTGCGCTGCCATCAGAATGCCACCGCCGAGCGCTGGCGTCGTGGATTTGAACAGTGTGGTGAGTTGCTCTCAGAAAACATCATTAATGGCCGTCCCATCTGCTTGTTTAAATTACATGAGCCCGTCTGCGTGGCGCACTGGCAATTCACTGTTGTCGAGTTGCCCTGGCCGGGAGAGAAACGTTATCCGCATGAAGGGTGGGAGCATATCGAAATTGTCTTGCCTGGTGACCCTGAAACCCTGAATGCCAGGGCGTTGTCGCTGCTCTCTGATGATGGGTTAAGCAAACCGGGTGTTTTTGTAAAAACCAGTTCCCCAAAAGGTGAGCGCGAGCGGTTACCAAACCCCACGCTTGCCGTTACCGACGGGAAAGTGACTGTAAAATTTCATCCGTGGACAATCGAACAGATTGTCGCCAGTGAAGAATAA
- the argS gene encoding arginine--tRNA ligase translates to MNIQALLSEKVSQALIAAGAPADCEPQVRQSAKVQFGDYQANGVMAVAKKLGMPPRQLAELVLTHLDLDGIASKTEIAGPGFINIFLEPAFLAQHVDAALKSDRLGVSQPQAQTVVIDYSAPNVAKEMHVGHLRSTIIGDAAVRTLEFLGHKVIRANHVGDWGTQFGMLIAYLEKQQQENAGEMALADLEGFYREAKKHYDEDEVFAERARSYVVKLQGGDEYFREMWRKLVDITMSQNQLTYNRLNVTLTRDDVMGESLYNPMLPGIVADLKAKGLAVESEGATVVFLDEYKNKEGEPMGVIIQKKDGGYLYTTTDIACAKYRYETLHADRVLYYIDSRQHQHLMQAWTIVRKAGYVPDSVPLEHHMFGMMLGKDGKPFKTRAGGTVKLSDLLDEALERARRLVAEKNPDMAAEELEKLANAVGIGAVKYADLSKNRTTDYVFDWDNMLAFEGNTAPYMQYAYTRVLSVFRKANIDENVLANAAVVIGEDREAQLAARLLQFEETLGVVARDGTPHVMCAYLYDLAGLFSGFYEHCPILSAENDAVRHSRLKLAQLTAKTLKLGLDTLGIETVERM, encoded by the coding sequence GTGAATATTCAGGCTCTTCTCTCAGAAAAAGTCAGTCAGGCACTGATTGCCGCAGGTGCGCCTGCGGATTGCGAACCCCAGGTTCGTCAGTCAGCAAAAGTACAGTTTGGCGACTATCAGGCTAATGGCGTGATGGCAGTGGCTAAAAAACTGGGCATGCCGCCGCGACAACTCGCTGAGCTGGTGCTGACTCATCTGGATCTGGACGGTATCGCCAGTAAAACAGAAATCGCCGGTCCTGGTTTTATTAACATTTTCCTTGAGCCTGCTTTCCTGGCACAACATGTTGACGCGGCGCTGAAATCCGACCGTCTTGGTGTGAGCCAACCACAGGCGCAGACGGTAGTTATTGACTACTCAGCACCTAACGTTGCGAAAGAGATGCACGTTGGTCACTTGCGCTCCACCATCATCGGTGATGCCGCTGTCCGCACGCTGGAGTTTCTGGGTCACAAAGTGATCCGCGCTAACCACGTCGGTGACTGGGGTACGCAGTTCGGCATGCTGATCGCTTACCTGGAAAAACAACAGCAGGAAAATGCTGGTGAAATGGCACTGGCGGACCTGGAAGGTTTCTACCGCGAAGCGAAAAAACATTACGACGAAGATGAAGTGTTTGCTGAACGCGCCCGTAGCTACGTAGTGAAGCTGCAAGGTGGCGACGAATACTTCCGTGAGATGTGGCGCAAGCTGGTCGACATCACCATGTCCCAGAATCAGCTGACTTATAACCGCCTGAACGTAACGCTGACCCGTGACGATGTGATGGGTGAAAGCCTCTACAACCCAATGCTGCCGGGTATCGTGGCCGATCTTAAAGCAAAAGGCCTGGCAGTCGAGAGTGAAGGTGCTACGGTTGTGTTCCTTGATGAATATAAAAACAAGGAAGGCGAACCTATGGGCGTCATCATCCAGAAAAAGGATGGTGGCTACCTGTACACGACGACGGATATTGCCTGCGCGAAATATCGTTATGAAACGCTGCATGCCGATCGTGTGCTCTACTATATCGACTCCCGTCAGCACCAGCACCTGATGCAGGCATGGACCATCGTGCGTAAAGCCGGCTACGTGCCAGATTCTGTTCCACTGGAACACCACATGTTCGGCATGATGCTGGGCAAAGACGGTAAGCCGTTCAAAACCCGTGCGGGCGGTACAGTGAAGCTGTCCGATCTGCTGGACGAAGCGCTGGAACGTGCCCGTCGTCTGGTTGCAGAGAAAAACCCGGATATGGCCGCAGAGGAGCTGGAAAAACTGGCTAACGCAGTCGGTATTGGCGCAGTGAAATACGCCGATCTCTCCAAAAACCGTACCACCGACTACGTGTTTGACTGGGATAACATGCTGGCGTTTGAAGGTAACACCGCGCCATACATGCAGTATGCTTACACCCGCGTACTGTCCGTGTTCCGTAAAGCTAACATTGACGAAAACGTGCTGGCTAATGCTGCCGTTGTGATCGGCGAAGATCGTGAAGCGCAGCTGGCGGCTCGCCTGCTGCAATTTGAAGAGACGCTGGGCGTCGTTGCCCGTGACGGCACACCGCATGTAATGTGTGCTTATCTGTATGACCTGGCGGGTCTGTTCTCTGGTTTCTACGAACACTGCCCTATTCTCTCTGCCGAGAATGACGCGGTACGTCACAGCCGTTTGAAACTGGCGCAGCTGACGGCGAAAACCCTGAAGCTGGGTCTGGATACCCTGGGTATCGAAACCGTAGAACGGATGTAA
- a CDS encoding glycoside hydrolase family 105 protein — protein sequence MKVWPVKQSPLLRQPERFIARDELKSLIKKVTLNLVNIHDKTGDFLLRLDDGRVIDTKGWAGWEWTHGVGLYGIWQYYCQTGDESMRDIIDSWFTDRFREGATTKNVNTMAPFLTLASRYEETKNPAWLPWLDSWAEWAMYEMPRTDHGGMQHITLAEENHQQMWDDTLMMTVLPLAKIGKLLNRPEYVEEAVYQFLLHVQNLMDRETGLWFHGWSYDGQHNFANARWARGNSWLTIVIPDFLELVDLPENNAVRRYLVQVLNAQISALAKCQDESGLWHTLLDDPDSYLEASATAGFAYGILKAVRKRYVGAEFADVAEKAIRGIVQNISPEGELLQTSFGTGMGSNLVFYREIPLTSMPYGQAMAILCLTEYLRKYF from the coding sequence ATGAAGGTTTGGCCTGTCAAACAGAGTCCGTTACTGCGTCAACCTGAGCGTTTTATCGCCAGGGATGAACTGAAATCACTGATTAAAAAAGTGACGCTAAATCTGGTCAATATCCATGACAAAACGGGCGATTTCTTACTGCGGCTGGACGACGGGCGCGTGATCGACACCAAAGGATGGGCGGGATGGGAGTGGACGCATGGCGTTGGTCTTTACGGTATCTGGCAGTATTACTGCCAGACCGGCGATGAGAGCATGCGTGACATTATTGACAGCTGGTTTACTGATCGATTCCGTGAAGGGGCGACCACCAAAAACGTCAATACCATGGCGCCGTTCTTAACGCTTGCCTCTCGCTATGAAGAGACCAAAAACCCGGCCTGGCTACCGTGGCTGGATAGCTGGGCTGAATGGGCGATGTATGAGATGCCGCGTACCGACCATGGCGGTATGCAACACATCACCCTCGCCGAAGAGAATCATCAGCAGATGTGGGATGACACGCTGATGATGACCGTCCTGCCACTGGCGAAAATCGGTAAGTTGCTTAATCGACCGGAATACGTGGAAGAGGCGGTGTATCAGTTCCTTTTGCATGTTCAAAATCTGATGGATCGCGAAACAGGGCTGTGGTTCCACGGCTGGAGTTACGATGGGCAGCATAACTTCGCGAACGCCCGCTGGGCGCGGGGAAATAGCTGGCTGACTATCGTGATCCCGGATTTCCTGGAACTGGTTGATTTACCGGAAAATAATGCCGTTCGCCGCTATCTGGTTCAGGTACTCAACGCGCAAATTTCTGCTCTGGCGAAATGCCAGGATGAAAGTGGTCTCTGGCATACGCTGCTGGACGATCCGGATTCCTATCTTGAGGCATCGGCCACGGCAGGGTTTGCCTACGGTATCCTGAAAGCGGTGCGTAAGCGCTATGTCGGCGCGGAATTCGCGGACGTGGCTGAAAAGGCGATTCGCGGCATTGTGCAGAATATTTCGCCGGAAGGAGAGTTGCTGCAAACGTCATTTGGAACTGGTATGGGGAGTAACCTGGTGTTTTATCGAGAGATCCCACTCACCTCAATGCCGTATGGACAGGCCATGGCGATCCTCTGCCTGACGGAATATCTGCGGAAATACTTCTGA
- a CDS encoding MFS transporter — MKTRKIGLANYLAYGSGDFLGAGTTALTAAWLLYFYTTFCGLSPIEATFIFAAARVLDAVVSPLMGFLTDNFGTTWLGKRFGRRKFFILIGIPCVFSYSLMWVGDMGFWYYLLTYLVFDVVYTMILVPYETLVPEMTDDFKQKTKFSGARISMAQMSAILASFLPGILLTQFGKDNAVSFFYASLVFSVLCALMLTFVWFFTWERPREEWTEAALRAEEEKKKLSLGQSLNRLFVELSSTLRIKIFRQHLGMYLGGYIAQDVFNAVFTYYVVFVLMQEASMASNLLGTMAIFQFIAVIAMIPLCIRFGPAPSYRMVVVLFGLASMSYAVLYYAGLSDLYSLLLLVSAVAGLGRGGINYVPWNTYTYIADVDEVITGQRREGIFAGIMTLTRKASQAGAIMLVGIVMQMSGFVSGQKVQPAEVSHTILMILSFGTIAVLICGFLVSLRFKLNLQTHSTLREETAKMRESGRAMPEGATPQARATVEMLAGMPYESLWGNNNIGYLNRNKPAAPSLKDRTVLNSTYNRG; from the coding sequence ATGAAAACACGTAAAATTGGACTCGCAAATTATCTTGCTTATGGGTCAGGCGATTTCCTCGGCGCGGGCACAACTGCGCTGACCGCGGCCTGGCTTTTATATTTTTATACGACCTTCTGTGGACTCTCACCTATTGAAGCTACGTTCATCTTTGCTGCGGCAAGGGTGCTGGATGCGGTAGTCAGCCCATTAATGGGCTTTTTAACCGATAACTTTGGCACAACCTGGCTTGGCAAACGCTTTGGTCGCCGTAAGTTCTTTATTCTGATTGGTATCCCCTGCGTATTTAGCTATTCCCTGATGTGGGTAGGGGACATGGGCTTCTGGTATTACTTGCTGACTTATCTGGTGTTTGATGTTGTTTACACCATGATCTTAGTGCCCTACGAAACCTTAGTGCCGGAAATGACCGATGACTTCAAACAGAAAACCAAGTTTTCGGGCGCCCGTATCTCAATGGCGCAGATGTCAGCCATTCTGGCTTCCTTCCTGCCGGGTATTTTGTTGACGCAATTCGGTAAGGACAATGCTGTCTCCTTTTTCTATGCGAGCCTGGTGTTCTCCGTTCTTTGTGCGCTGATGCTGACGTTCGTGTGGTTCTTTACCTGGGAACGCCCGCGTGAAGAGTGGACGGAAGCGGCGTTGCGTGCTGAAGAAGAGAAAAAGAAACTCTCATTAGGGCAAAGTCTCAATCGGCTGTTTGTGGAGTTAAGTTCTACGCTGCGTATCAAGATATTCCGCCAGCATCTGGGGATGTATCTCGGCGGGTATATTGCTCAGGACGTGTTCAACGCGGTCTTTACGTATTACGTGGTATTCGTCCTGATGCAGGAAGCCTCAATGGCCTCAAACCTGCTGGGTACAATGGCTATCTTCCAGTTCATCGCTGTGATTGCCATGATCCCGCTTTGCATCCGGTTCGGGCCCGCGCCGTCATATCGTATGGTTGTCGTGTTGTTTGGCCTGGCGTCAATGTCTTACGCAGTGCTCTACTACGCCGGTCTGAGTGATCTCTATTCATTGCTGCTGCTGGTTTCTGCGGTGGCAGGTCTGGGGCGCGGCGGTATCAACTACGTGCCATGGAATACTTACACCTATATTGCCGATGTGGACGAAGTGATCACTGGCCAGCGGCGTGAGGGGATCTTCGCGGGGATCATGACGCTTACCCGTAAGGCGTCTCAGGCAGGGGCGATAATGCTGGTGGGCATCGTGATGCAGATGTCTGGTTTTGTCAGTGGACAAAAAGTACAGCCTGCGGAAGTGAGTCACACCATTCTGATGATCCTGAGCTTTGGCACGATCGCCGTTCTGATTTGCGGCTTCCTGGTGTCATTACGCTTCAAACTGAATTTACAAACACACAGCACATTGCGCGAAGAGACGGCAAAAATGCGCGAGTCTGGTCGGGCTATGCCTGAAGGAGCCACTCCGCAGGCCCGCGCCACCGTGGAAATGCTGGCCGGTATGCCGTACGAATCGTTGTGGGGCAACAACAACATCGGTTATCTCAATCGCAATAAGCCTGCTGCACCTTCCCTGAAGGATCGTACGGTACTGAATTCGACATATAACAGAGGTTAA
- a CDS encoding DUF805 domain-containing protein: MNKSIMECYLEGWKKTFVYKGQTTRRELFLFILVNAVIILCIAGISYLCLVGFMADHTSRGGMMLVWAWFVYFPLQTFAPLILLAPIISLGIRRMHDTGRSGWWFGGALLVNLFVLPLILTGIHNAIVAITDDTSGQQITSVISMVLNSIAVFYTLWLCCLPTKTKAQH; this comes from the coding sequence ATGAATAAAAGTATCATGGAGTGTTACCTTGAAGGCTGGAAGAAAACCTTTGTCTATAAAGGTCAGACGACACGCAGAGAATTATTTCTATTTATATTAGTCAATGCCGTTATCATTTTATGCATTGCCGGAATAAGCTACTTATGTTTGGTCGGTTTTATGGCAGACCATACCAGCAGAGGCGGAATGATGCTGGTATGGGCCTGGTTTGTCTACTTTCCTCTTCAGACATTTGCTCCATTAATACTGTTAGCACCGATAATTTCTCTTGGTATCAGAAGAATGCACGATACAGGAAGATCAGGTTGGTGGTTCGGCGGAGCGCTTTTGGTAAACCTGTTTGTGCTGCCTCTTATTCTTACTGGAATTCATAATGCCATTGTTGCAATAACAGATGACACCTCTGGGCAGCAGATAACGAGTGTTATCAGTATGGTATTAAATTCGATTGCCGTCTTTTATACGCTGTGGCTATGTTGCTTACCGACAAAAACGAAAGCACAACATTAA
- a CDS encoding flagellar protein FlhE, with protein sequence MRKWLWIVLFPLAAQAAGDGMWQASSIGITLNNRGVSASSRPLAASEPVSGLMTLVVWRYQLNGPTPAGLLVRLCSQTRCTEIDGESGTTQAFNGVPAVEPLRFVWEVPGGGRLIPALKVQSNSVIVNYR encoded by the coding sequence ATGCGCAAGTGGTTATGGATAGTGCTGTTTCCGCTGGCGGCGCAAGCCGCGGGTGATGGAATGTGGCAGGCCAGCAGTATTGGCATCACGCTGAATAATCGCGGAGTGTCTGCCTCGTCACGTCCTCTCGCAGCATCTGAACCCGTTTCAGGTTTGATGACGCTGGTGGTCTGGCGTTATCAACTGAATGGTCCAACGCCTGCCGGGTTGCTGGTACGTTTATGTTCTCAGACCCGCTGCACAGAGATTGATGGTGAAAGTGGAACGACCCAGGCGTTCAACGGCGTACCTGCTGTTGAACCGCTGCGCTTCGTCTGGGAAGTACCTGGCGGAGGACGTCTGATCCCTGCGCTCAAAGTACAGAGCAATTCTGTCATCGTAAACTACCGCTAA